A genomic stretch from Desulfotignum balticum DSM 7044 includes:
- a CDS encoding molybdenum cofactor biosynthesis protein MoaE: MVEKDRKDSPVTLAQMVADIKAHPEFSKAGMILAHNGVVRETARDGRAVTGLEIEVDHARLEQILTKERARPGILDIQVYIRENKLLKVGDDVMFLVVAGNIRENVIAALTDTLNQIKADVTRKTQFFQQ, translated from the coding sequence ATGGTGGAAAAGGATAGAAAAGACAGTCCCGTGACCCTGGCGCAGATGGTGGCAGATATCAAGGCCCATCCGGAATTTTCAAAAGCCGGAATGATTCTGGCCCATAACGGGGTGGTGCGGGAAACCGCCAGAGACGGCCGGGCCGTGACCGGGCTTGAGATTGAAGTGGATCATGCCCGGCTCGAACAGATTCTGACAAAGGAGCGGGCCCGTCCCGGCATCCTGGATATCCAGGTGTACATTCGGGAAAACAAACTTCTCAAAGTGGGGGATGATGTGATGTTTCTGGTGGTGGCCGGCAATATCCGGGAAAATGTGATCGCCGCGCTGACCGACACCCTCAATCAGATCAAGGCGGATGTGACCCGGAAAACCCAATTTTTTCAACAATAA
- the moaC gene encoding cyclic pyranopterin monophosphate synthase MoaC, with protein sequence MNEFTHLDNQGHVRMVDVGHKDQTLRTAVAEGIVAMHPDTLARIMDEKVKKGNVLETARIAGVMAAKKTADLIPMCHPLNITHAGIDFFFEPDTHSIRIQATVSLTGRTGVEMEALTAVSVAGLTIYDMCKSYDKGMVISTVRLISKSGGKSGTWQAKDVPENRKPSV encoded by the coding sequence ATGAATGAATTTACCCACCTGGATAATCAGGGCCATGTGCGAATGGTGGATGTGGGGCACAAGGATCAGACACTGAGAACCGCTGTGGCGGAAGGGATCGTTGCCATGCACCCGGACACACTGGCCCGGATCATGGATGAAAAAGTGAAAAAAGGCAATGTCCTGGAAACCGCCCGCATTGCCGGGGTCATGGCTGCCAAGAAAACCGCGGATCTCATCCCCATGTGTCATCCGCTGAACATCACCCATGCAGGCATTGATTTTTTTTTCGAACCCGATACGCACAGCATCAGGATTCAGGCCACCGTGTCTCTGACCGGCCGGACCGGGGTGGAAATGGAGGCGTTGACCGCGGTTTCCGTGGCCGGGCTCACCATTTATGACATGTGCAAATCCTATGATAAAGGCATGGTGATATCAACCGTACGTCTGATTTCCAAATCCGGGGGAAAAAGCGGCACCTGGCAGGCAAAGGATGTCCCGGAAAACAGGAAGCCTTCGGTGTGA
- a CDS encoding DNA recombination protein RmuC — protein sequence MLVTLENLGFLGVGFVLGVVGCALLVRITGAMAATRMKQVSDQALYQHANRFMEMADRYFKGYVREAKKDFSIQGQALRQTMDPVRQAMDQYETRLRAMEASRERTNGAVFEQLAQMGRVQHQLHLETGNLVKALRLPHVRGRWGEITLRKVAELAGMARYCDFQEQPVKGAGKGALRPDMVVTLPSNRRIVVDAKVPLMAYLDALEADNEEEKQARMADHARQVAVHINQLASKNYAAAFSPSPEFVVLFIPGENFFSAALSQQPNLIEQGVEKGVILATPTTLIALLKSVAYAWQQKEGIENAEKIRTAGMTLYRRLCAMAESMNRLGKDIDTCAASFNRAVNVMEKKVMPPARELECLGVASRKMPDISSIDPPDMGTRVFKERSDREK from the coding sequence ATGTTGGTCACCCTGGAGAACCTGGGGTTTCTGGGGGTCGGCTTTGTTCTGGGGGTGGTGGGGTGCGCCCTTCTGGTCCGCATCACCGGGGCCATGGCCGCTACCCGGATGAAACAGGTGTCGGACCAGGCGTTGTACCAGCATGCCAACCGGTTCATGGAAATGGCGGACCGCTATTTCAAGGGCTATGTCCGGGAGGCGAAAAAAGATTTTTCCATCCAGGGCCAGGCCCTCCGTCAGACCATGGATCCGGTGCGCCAGGCCATGGACCAGTATGAGACAAGGCTCCGGGCCATGGAAGCATCCAGAGAACGGACCAATGGGGCTGTGTTTGAACAACTGGCCCAGATGGGACGGGTCCAGCATCAGCTGCACCTGGAAACCGGGAATCTGGTCAAGGCCCTGCGTCTGCCCCATGTCCGGGGCCGATGGGGGGAGATCACTCTGAGAAAAGTGGCGGAGCTGGCCGGCATGGCCCGGTATTGCGACTTTCAGGAGCAGCCCGTCAAAGGTGCGGGAAAGGGGGCGTTGCGGCCGGACATGGTGGTGACTCTGCCGTCGAACCGCCGGATCGTGGTGGATGCCAAAGTGCCGCTCATGGCGTATCTGGATGCGCTGGAAGCGGATAATGAAGAGGAAAAACAGGCCCGCATGGCCGATCATGCCCGCCAGGTGGCGGTCCATATCAATCAGCTGGCATCCAAAAATTATGCGGCGGCGTTTTCTCCGTCCCCGGAATTTGTGGTGCTGTTTATTCCGGGAGAGAATTTTTTTTCCGCGGCTTTAAGTCAGCAACCCAACCTTATCGAGCAGGGTGTGGAAAAAGGCGTGATTCTGGCCACCCCCACCACATTGATCGCTTTATTGAAATCCGTGGCCTATGCCTGGCAGCAGAAAGAAGGGATTGAAAATGCCGAAAAGATCCGTACAGCCGGGATGACGTTGTATCGTCGCCTGTGTGCCATGGCAGAAAGCATGAACCGTCTGGGAAAAGATATTGACACCTGTGCGGCAAGCTTCAACCGGGCCGTGAACGTCATGGAAAAAAAGGTCATGCCCCCGGCCCGGGAACTGGAATGCCTGGGGGTGGCTTCCCGGAAAATGCCGGATATCTCGTCCATTGACCCGCCGGATATGGGCACACGTGTGTTCAAAGAAAGGTCTGATCGTGAAAAATAA